One segment of Capricornis sumatraensis isolate serow.1 chromosome 23, serow.2, whole genome shotgun sequence DNA contains the following:
- the TRIM8 gene encoding E3 ubiquitin-protein ligase TRIM8 isoform X1 has protein sequence MAENWKNCFEEELICPICLHVFVEPVQLPCKHNFCRGCIGEAWAKDSGLVRCPECNQAYNQKPGLEKNLKLTNIVEKFNALHVEKPPAALHCVFCRRGPPLPAQKVCLRCEAPCCQSHVQTHLQQPSTARGHLLVEADDVRAWSCPQHNAYRLYHCEAEQVAVCQYCCYYSGAHQGHSVCDVEIRRNEIRKMLMKQQDRLEEREQDIEDQLYKLESDKRLVEEKVSQLKEEVRLQYEKLHQLLDEDLRQTVEVLDKAQAKFCSENAAQALHLGERMQEAKKLLGSLQLLFDKTEDVSFMKNTKSVKILMDRTQTCTGSSLSPPKIGHLNSKLFLNEVAKKEKQLRKMLEGPFSTPVPFLQSVPLYPCGVSSSGAEKRKHSTAFPEASFLETSSGPVGGQYGAAGTASGEGQSGQPLGPCSSTQHLVALPGGAQPVHSSPVFPPSQYPNGSAAQQPMLPQYGGRKILVCSVDNCYCSSVANHGGHQPYPRSGHFPWTVPSQEYSHPLPPTPSVPQSLPGLAVRDWLDASQQPGHQDFYRVYGQPSTKHYVTS, from the exons ATGGCGGAGAATTGGAAGAACTGCTTTGAGGAGGAGCTCATCTGCCCGATCTGCCTGCACGTCTTCGTGGAGCCGGTGCAGCTGCCGTGCAAACACAACTTCTGTCGGGGCTGCATCGGTGAGGCGTGGGCCAAGGACAGCGGCCTGGTGCGCTGCCCAGAGTGCAACCAGGCCTACAACCAGAAGCCGGGCCTGGAGAAGAACCTGAAGCTCACCAACATCGTGGAGAAGTTCAACGCCCTGCACGTGGAGAAGCCTCCGGCGGCGCTGCACTGCGTGTTCTGCCGCCGCGGCCCCCCGCTGCCCGCGCAGAAGGTCTGCCTGCGCTGCGAGGCGCCCTGCTGCCAGTCCCACGTGCAGACGCACCTGCAGCAGCCCTCCACCGCCCGCGGGCACCTCCTGGTGGAGGCGGACGACGTGCGGGCCTGGAGCTGCCCGCAGCACAACGCCTACCGCCTTTACCACTGCGAAGCCGAGCAGGTGGCCGTGTGCCAGTACTGCTGCTACTACAGCGGAGCGCATCAGGGGCACTCGGTGTGCGACGTGGAGATCCGGAGGAATGAGATCCGG AAGATGCTGATGAAGCAGCAGGACCGACTGGAGGAGCGAGAGCAGGATATTGAGGACCAGCTGTACAAACTTGAGTCAGACAAACGCCTGGTGGAG GAGAAGGTGAGCCAGCTGAAGGAAGAGGTGCGACTGCAGTACGAGAAGCTGCACCAGCTGCTAGACGAGGACCTGCGGCAGACAGTGGAGGTCCTGGACAAGGCCCAGGCCAAATTCTGCAGCGAGAACGCAGCGCAGGCGCTGCATCTCGGGGAGCGCATGCAGGAGGCCAAGAAGCTCCTGGGCTCCCTACAGCTACTCTTCGACAAGACAGAGGATGTCAGCTTCATGAAG AACACCAAGTCTGTGAAAATCCTAATGGACAG GACCCAGACCTGCACAGGCAGCAGCCTCTCTCCCCCTAAGATTGGCCACCTGAACTCCAAGCTCTTCCTGAACGAGGTGGCCAAGAAGGAGAAACAGCTGCGGAAGATGCTAGAAG GCCCCTTCAGCACACCGGTGCCCTTCCTGCAGAGCGTCCCCCTGTACCCCTGTGGCGTGAGCAGCTCTGGGGCGGAAAAGCGCAAGCACTCGACGGCCTTCCCTGAGGCCAGTTTCCTAGAGACGTCGTCGGGCCCCGTGGGCGGCCAGTATGGGGCAGCGGGCACAGCCAGCGGCGAGGGCCAGTCAGGGCAGCCCCTGGGGCCCTGCAGCTCCACGCAGCACTTGGTGGCCCTGCCAGGCGGCGCCCAGCCAGTGCACTCGAGTCCGGTGTTCCCCCCATCGCAGTATCCCAACGGCTCCGCCGCCCAGCAGCCCATGCTCCCCCAGTATGGCGGCCGCAAGATTCTCGTCTGTTCTGTGGACAACTGTTACTGTTCTTCCGTGGCCAACCACGGCGGCCACCAGCCCTACCCCCGCTCCGGCCACTTCCCCTGGACAGTGCCCTCGCAGGAGTACTCACACCCGCTCCCGCCCACCCCCTCCGTCCCCCAGTCCCTTCCCGGCCTGGCGGTCAGAGACTGGCTCGATGCCTCCCAGCAGCCTGGCCACCAAGATTTCTACAGGGTGTATGGGCAGCCGTCCACCAAACACTACGTGACGAGCTAA
- the TRIM8 gene encoding E3 ubiquitin-protein ligase TRIM8 isoform X2, with protein sequence MAENWKNCFEEELICPICLHVFVEPVQLPCKHNFCRGCIGEAWAKDSGLVRCPECNQAYNQKPGLEKNLKLTNIVEKFNALHVEKPPAALHCVFCRRGPPLPAQKVCLRCEAPCCQSHVQTHLQQPSTARGHLLVEADDVRAWSCPQHNAYRLYHCEAEQVAVCQYCCYYSGAHQGHSVCDVEIRRNEIREKVSQLKEEVRLQYEKLHQLLDEDLRQTVEVLDKAQAKFCSENAAQALHLGERMQEAKKLLGSLQLLFDKTEDVSFMKNTKSVKILMDRTQTCTGSSLSPPKIGHLNSKLFLNEVAKKEKQLRKMLEGPFSTPVPFLQSVPLYPCGVSSSGAEKRKHSTAFPEASFLETSSGPVGGQYGAAGTASGEGQSGQPLGPCSSTQHLVALPGGAQPVHSSPVFPPSQYPNGSAAQQPMLPQYGGRKILVCSVDNCYCSSVANHGGHQPYPRSGHFPWTVPSQEYSHPLPPTPSVPQSLPGLAVRDWLDASQQPGHQDFYRVYGQPSTKHYVTS encoded by the exons ATGGCGGAGAATTGGAAGAACTGCTTTGAGGAGGAGCTCATCTGCCCGATCTGCCTGCACGTCTTCGTGGAGCCGGTGCAGCTGCCGTGCAAACACAACTTCTGTCGGGGCTGCATCGGTGAGGCGTGGGCCAAGGACAGCGGCCTGGTGCGCTGCCCAGAGTGCAACCAGGCCTACAACCAGAAGCCGGGCCTGGAGAAGAACCTGAAGCTCACCAACATCGTGGAGAAGTTCAACGCCCTGCACGTGGAGAAGCCTCCGGCGGCGCTGCACTGCGTGTTCTGCCGCCGCGGCCCCCCGCTGCCCGCGCAGAAGGTCTGCCTGCGCTGCGAGGCGCCCTGCTGCCAGTCCCACGTGCAGACGCACCTGCAGCAGCCCTCCACCGCCCGCGGGCACCTCCTGGTGGAGGCGGACGACGTGCGGGCCTGGAGCTGCCCGCAGCACAACGCCTACCGCCTTTACCACTGCGAAGCCGAGCAGGTGGCCGTGTGCCAGTACTGCTGCTACTACAGCGGAGCGCATCAGGGGCACTCGGTGTGCGACGTGGAGATCCGGAGGAATGAGATCCGG GAGAAGGTGAGCCAGCTGAAGGAAGAGGTGCGACTGCAGTACGAGAAGCTGCACCAGCTGCTAGACGAGGACCTGCGGCAGACAGTGGAGGTCCTGGACAAGGCCCAGGCCAAATTCTGCAGCGAGAACGCAGCGCAGGCGCTGCATCTCGGGGAGCGCATGCAGGAGGCCAAGAAGCTCCTGGGCTCCCTACAGCTACTCTTCGACAAGACAGAGGATGTCAGCTTCATGAAG AACACCAAGTCTGTGAAAATCCTAATGGACAG GACCCAGACCTGCACAGGCAGCAGCCTCTCTCCCCCTAAGATTGGCCACCTGAACTCCAAGCTCTTCCTGAACGAGGTGGCCAAGAAGGAGAAACAGCTGCGGAAGATGCTAGAAG GCCCCTTCAGCACACCGGTGCCCTTCCTGCAGAGCGTCCCCCTGTACCCCTGTGGCGTGAGCAGCTCTGGGGCGGAAAAGCGCAAGCACTCGACGGCCTTCCCTGAGGCCAGTTTCCTAGAGACGTCGTCGGGCCCCGTGGGCGGCCAGTATGGGGCAGCGGGCACAGCCAGCGGCGAGGGCCAGTCAGGGCAGCCCCTGGGGCCCTGCAGCTCCACGCAGCACTTGGTGGCCCTGCCAGGCGGCGCCCAGCCAGTGCACTCGAGTCCGGTGTTCCCCCCATCGCAGTATCCCAACGGCTCCGCCGCCCAGCAGCCCATGCTCCCCCAGTATGGCGGCCGCAAGATTCTCGTCTGTTCTGTGGACAACTGTTACTGTTCTTCCGTGGCCAACCACGGCGGCCACCAGCCCTACCCCCGCTCCGGCCACTTCCCCTGGACAGTGCCCTCGCAGGAGTACTCACACCCGCTCCCGCCCACCCCCTCCGTCCCCCAGTCCCTTCCCGGCCTGGCGGTCAGAGACTGGCTCGATGCCTCCCAGCAGCCTGGCCACCAAGATTTCTACAGGGTGTATGGGCAGCCGTCCACCAAACACTACGTGACGAGCTAA